In Ailuropoda melanoleuca isolate Jingjing chromosome 7, ASM200744v2, whole genome shotgun sequence, one genomic interval encodes:
- the TMEM203 gene encoding transmembrane protein 203: MAGSDAIRPRPAGHGVRERRYRPVLGSGPVPGYWQHATAEGRDGRSRSLSAARRSGAGGRRRQDPRGEEEQPRRWDARPGPGPRSAGAMLFSLRELVQWLGFATFEIFVHLLALLVFSVLLALRVDGLAPGLSWWNVFVPFFAADGLSTYFTTIVSVRLFQDGEKRLAVLRLFWVLTVLSLKFVFEMLLCQKLVEQTRELWFGLITSPVFILLQLLMIRACRVN, encoded by the coding sequence ATGGCCGGAAGTGACGCCATCAGACCGCGCCCTGCAGGGCATGGCGTCCGAGAGAGGCGCTACCGGCCAGTACTAGGTTCCGGGCCGGTGCCAGGGTATTGGCAGCACGCCACGGCCGAGGGCCGGGACGGGCGGAGCCGCTCGCTATCTGCCGCTCGCCGCAGCGGCGCCGGCGGCAGGCGCCGGCAAGACCCGCGGGGAGAGGAGGAGCAACCCCGCCGGTGGGACGCTCGGCCGGGCCCCGGCCCGCGCTCAGCCGGCGCGATGCTCTTCTCGCTCCGGGAGTTAGTGCAGTGGCTGGGCTTCGCCACCTTCGAGATCTTCGTGCACCTGCTGGCCCTGTTGGTGTTTTCCGTGCTGCTGGCACTGCGTGTGGACGGCCTGGCCCCTGGCCTCTCCTGGTGGAACGTGTTTGTGCCCTTTTTCGCCGCCGATGGGCTCAGCACCTATTTCACCACCATCGTGTCTGTGCGCCTCTTCCAGGATGGAGAGAAGCGGTTGGCCGTGCTCCGCCTCTTCTGGGTCCTCACGGTTCTTAGCCTCAAGTTTGTCTTCGAGATGTTACTGTGCCAGAAGCTGGTGGAACAGACTCGGGAGCTCTGGTTCGGCTTGATCACGTCTCCAGTCTTCATTCTCCTGCAGCTGCTCATGATCCGCGCCTGCCGGGTCAACTAA